The Neurospora crassa OR74A linkage group V, whole genome shotgun sequence sequence AAAAGATGCCCGTCAGGTACATGGTCCTGCGCCGGAACCGCATAACCACCATCGCGGCGCTGACACCGCAGACCAAACTCCAGCACTGGTTACCCAAGTTATACTTGGTCTGAAAGCTGGGATCCGTGTAGCCGATCAACTTGAGAACGTCACCGAGAAAGTACGAAATGACGACATTGCCTGAGAGTTGAGTGAAAAGGCCGAGCAAAGAACCGATGAGCACGCGGCGACGCATACCGGCGGTCCGGATCATATCCGCCCACGACTGCTTCGAATGCTCCAACTCAATCTCGAGAGTGACTTTGATCTCGGCAATTTCCGCCTTGACGAAGTCACTGTCCGCGTTTCCTTCGGCATGGTAGCGGATGAGCACATTCTTTGCTTCCTCAAGTCGATGTTTACTCATCAGGTATCTCGGAGATtctggaaggaagaagacaaagatgacttggaggagggaaggagcCATTTGAAGAAGGGAGGGAATTCGCCATGACCAATCGTTTGTAATTCGTTGTGTACCATACGTGCAGCCAGCGGCCACGATGGCGCCGATGAAGTAGCAGGCGTTGAAGAGGGATGTCAGAATGGGACGTTCCTTGGGGTATGCGAGTTCGCCAATCAAGCATGAGCCGGCGACAATGGCGTAGGGGAGACCGAAACCAATGATGGCGCGGGCAATGATGTACATGGGGGCTGGAGGACGTTAGTATGACCGAGCGAAGAAGTCGTAGCATGAAGTGGGCACACCGTTCTTCGAAAAACCCTGAATGAATGTGCCGATGATCATGATGCAGGAACCAAACATGATGCACCATCGACGGCCAAAGTTGTCGTTAATCAGCGGGATGAAGGGCAGACCGAGGACGGAACCGAGAGGAAGAGCGGAAGCGAGAATGCCGCTGTAGCCGCCGGTTGGGTGGCCGAAGTCTGGTTGCTCTCGTTAGCTTCTGTCTTCTTTCAATGGCTCCCATTATC is a genomic window containing:
- a CDS encoding major myo-inositol transporter iolT; the encoded protein is MVGGGPQSDNVIHRMAMDDPIPWWKKPHLRNMYLLLFPCVIGIEMTSGFDSQIINSAQLLPAWKKYFGHPTGGYSGILASALPLGSVLGLPFIPLINDNFGRRWCIMFGSCIMIIGTFIQGFSKNAPMYIIARAIIGFGLPYAIVAGSCLIGELAYPKERPILTSLFNACYFIGAIVAAGCTYGTQRITNDWSWRIPSLLQMAPSLLQVIFVFFLPESPRYLMSKHRLEEAKNVLIRYHAEGNADSDFVKAEIAEIKVTLEIELEHSKQSWADMIRTAGMRRRVLIGSLLGLFTQLSGNVVISYFLGDVLKLIGYTDPSFQTKYNLGNQCWSLVCGVSAAMVVMRFRRRTMYLTGIFSILAVYVGWTVCTAVFIAYKNPVAAKFSLFWIYAYSPAYNLCFNALTYTYLVEIFPYAQRARGIAIFQFWGKAAQFFGTNVNPIGTQAIGWKYLLVYCCWIFAEAALIWFLWPETSNRSLEELAFLFENKEDLAQLQQKRVETEKGVGELDNEKHSVVHERQV